The genomic stretch gtcaCTATTCACCAAaaagtacttatatattttcagtTGTCTAAAGAATGTCGTAcggaaatgaaatattacaaactACTAGCAAAAGAAGTAGAAAAACGCATCCTATCACTGAAGCCATTCTTTACTGGGACCGACACGGACTCTGGGGAAGACAAAACTGATGCTCCAGAACTACCTGAGTCTGAACAAAGCTTTGAACTGCCAGTGGAAGCCGTACAAGCTGACAAAAGTGAAAATAATGATAAGCTAATATATCAGGACAATGAAAAATGTCATGATGAAATCTCTGGAAAACTGTGCCTCACTAGCAATACATGTGATAACATAACTACGAACTTAACACTTGATGATAGTGCCTCGTCTAAATTATCATCTAAATTAGTAATAGACTTGAGTTTAAGCATCAATGACACTGGTAAAAGTGTTCTAGATACTGTTAACAAGTCACAAACGGCGCCTGACGATTTACCTGAGCGAGACTGTGATTACCCTAAAATAGATCAGACAGAATTAGTAAGTGATGATGatataacaaataaagaaacaaatgaattgaaaaatgaTAAACTTTCTTTCCATGTCAGTATTAGTAAAGATACAGTCTCGGATCCAGTAACTCTACAGTTTAGTCAAGATCCTCCTTCTCTCAGTTCCAAAAGTTTCACTGGCTCTCTAAACGATATTCACACGGAGAGTATCAAAGAATCCCCAAAGCCTTTAACTCGTCAGAGATCATATACAGTACTCAAACCAAGTCCTATGCTTTTAGCGCATTTGGAAGTACAATCTATAAATACAGGTATGGATGTCACCTCGATATCAATGAGTGAATCTCTTTCTAATttaagttcaaataaaaaacgGAGAAGCTGGGACTTAGAAACGGCTAAAGTGAAATGGTCTTCAATGGCATTGGAACTGAaggaaaaaaacataaacaatgcTAAGATTAACGTTAAACATACAGCTGTAAGACCTACAGCAAGAAAGTTACAATCAACTCCAAGAGCTAAGTCATTGGCACAGGACAAACCTAAACGCAACTCGTCCAAAGTTGCAACAAAATCAGAACCTACGCAAAAGCCAAAGAAAGTCGTCAGCCCTGTTCGAAACCCAACCTCACACAATAATGCCAATGTTAAAACGCCTACTAACCATTTAGGAAATCAAAAGACTGAAGTAAAGAAAAAACCAATTTCCGAAGCAGATGACCCAGCGACTCGTGTCAGGGAACTTTATGAGAAAATTCAAAAACAGCAGCTTATTCAAATGGCTAATTTAgttgaaaaacaaaagaaggaGCAAATGCTCTTGCAGCAAGTGTTCGAGGAACAGAATAATTTGCTATTTTCACAATTAAAAACTATCTGCCCCAAATCGCCAAATGAGGTCAAAGAAGCGTGGGTGGATAAAAGTCACGACGTCGCTGATAGAGGACCGGTAAGTTTGAGTCAGTTGATAAATCACAAGCTCGAACAAAACACCAGTGACAGCCcagttttttttactttgactgAAACAAGCGACTACATTCACCATTGCGATAATGTGCTCAAGAAGTCAAGGGATATAACTGGGAGTATGAAGAAACATCAAACTATGAAAGACCGAGAGAAGAGTAAAACTCCAAGTCCAAAACCTCAGAAGGATGGGAGTAGGACGCGTACACATTCTCCCGTGCGTAGGAGTACGCCGACGTCGAGGAAGCTTACGTACGAGACGAGCGTGTCCTCAGACCGCGATTATGATCCGATTCTGACTGATCGAACGAACGACACGATGGCTGATTTGAATGTCACCTTCCCTTCCGACCGCAGTGAAGAAAGCCAAGTTTATGCGAATGTCAATGTGAATGACCCAGTAGCAGTAAATAGCCCGATTTCAAGACCGATATCTTCCTGTAGATCCACAGACAAAGCTATAAGAAATATGGAAGAGACTATTCAAAACTCCATCAATAGTATGTGCGGAAGAACAACTAAGTCTAAAATGTACCGAGCACCGACATCTAAAGAGGTAACTACaaaaagttttgtattttacatatttttttttaaatgacgtatataattttaatgccAATGGTAATGTGTGAATCCATGAGTGAATGTAATCTAATAAgttcgtttaattttttattgtcataaaCCTACATTGGTGTTGTATTCTTTTCCAATTTCCTTCCGTAATGATCCTTCCCATTactgtatgttatattttacttcCCCTGGCCATTCTTCGATCATGTATCCTTTCCTTTATCGCCGAACTTCGTATGTGTCGTCCTCGAAACAATTTTATGTACTATCCTCAATTCGTAGCGATGGGCAGCGACTAAGATCGTAGCTCACGCGAAGGGCTATCTCGTCCGTCGACTCATGAAGTCGGAACGCGTGCAGGCCACGGTGCAGACGATCAAGGACGCGCTGATGTGCGCGTTGCAGCTGCACCAGGATCGCGAGGGGATCAGGGGCGCTGATGTCGACCTGCATAGACGACTCATCCAGCAGGTCGGACATCGATTTGACATCTCGACTTTTTCGCTGTCAGCTTTGTTCATACAACAAGATTACTTTCTTTTAACAATACATGTGTTGTTTTGTCTTACTATTAAAGCCAAatacttacttaatttttatattcgatttaacttttaatgaaaattacatACAATACAATAGTTATAGAAGTCACGATTCGTACATCTTGAATGAATTGAATTCGGCTAGCAACACCGCTAAACATAATACAGTGCAAACGTTTAGTGAAATGAATGCGGTCACAGATCACGGCTGCGTGCTATTCGCTGCACGACACGTTCGTGGCGAGCACGGCGGCGGAGCGCTGCGCGATGATCGCGGCCGACCGCAGTCGCCGCCGGTCGCTCGCCGCGCGCGTGTCTCCCGCCGTACCGCACCGACAGCACCGCCCCACGTGAGTACTGTTCAAttcaatgttgtttttttaaagttacaactaattatttttttgtagtataGTAATTGCAGTTGGTACATTCCTGACatgagtatataatatatttacaacaatatgatgtatatttacagtaacattgatcactttgataaaatcagttaAAATCACTTTATGTAGACGAGACGACGaatgataaacttataacgccatgTTTCCGACACCACAAAATCAGTAAAACCTTCTTGGGCAAGGTAtgtttctatactaaaattccgctgatatttttaactttgccgattcgtacttcaaataattttataaaaaatacattcataaataactatgcatatatatatacacagacaggataaaaaagcttggatgtaatatatatattgacttccgtattttgaattttatatgttGGGTAAGAGTTTTTATTGAGTTTCTTCTTGATACTACTCAGTCCAATCAtcattaatatagtttttttaaatgacgattcagaagtgcttttaaaaatctacttgaataaa from Vanessa cardui chromosome 12, ilVanCard2.1, whole genome shotgun sequence encodes the following:
- the LOC124534299 gene encoding uncharacterized protein LOC124534299 isoform X3; protein product: MNDPWDVKSVRQSNQYMSCMKINGVPLLPPVLSKECRTEMKYYKLLAKEVEKRILSLKPFFTGTDTDSGEDKTDAPELPESEQSFELPVEAVQADKSENNDKLIYQDNEKCHDEISGKLCLTSNTCDNITTNLTLDDSASSKLSSKLVIDLSLSINDTGKSVLDTVNKSQTAPDDLPERDCDYPKIDQTELVSDDDITNKETNELKNDKLSFHVSISKDTVSDPVTLQFSQDPPSLSSKSFTGSLNDIHTESIKESPKPLTRQRSYTVLKPSPMLLAHLEVQSINTGMDVTSISMSESLSNLSSNKKRRSWDLETAKVKWSSMALELKEKNINNAKINVKHTAVRPTARKLQSTPRAKSLAQDKPKRNSSKVATKSEPTQKPKKVVSPVRNPTSHNNANVKTPTNHLGNQKTEVKKKPISEADDPATRVRELYEKIQKQQLIQMANLVEKQKKEQMLLQQVFEEQNNLLFSQLKTICPKSPNEVKEAWVDKSHDVADRGPVSLSQLINHKLEQNTSDSPVFFTLTETSDYIHHCDNVLKKSRDITGSMKKHQTMKDREKSKTPSPKPQKDGSRTRTHSPVRRSTPTSRKLTYETSVSSDRDYDPILTDRTNDTMADLNVTFPSDRSEESQVYANVNVNDPVAVNSPISRPISSCRSTDKAIRNMEETIQNSINSMCGRTTKSKMYRAPTSKEITAACYSLHDTFVASTAAERCAMIAADRSRRRSLAARVSPAVPHRQHRPTDLMSQSHSGVFPTRSKRPAPSLMSQSNYETFSSDKNVMRRYMPSPRRRPWR
- the LOC124534299 gene encoding uncharacterized protein LOC124534299 isoform X2; this translates as MNDPWDVKSVRQSNQYMSCMKINGVPLLPPVLSKECRTEMKYYKLLAKEVEKRILSLKPFFTGTDTDSGEDKTDAPELPESEQSFELPVEAVQADKSENNDKLIYQDNEKCHDEISGKLCLTSNTCDNITTNLTLDDSASSKLSSKLVIDLSLSINDTGKSVLDTVNKSQTAPDDLPERDCDYPKIDQTELVSDDDITNKETNELKNDKLSFHVSISKDTVSDPVTLQFSQDPPSLSSKSFTGSLNDIHTESIKESPKPLTRQRSYTVLKPSPMLLAHLEVQSINTGMDVTSISMSESLSNLSSNKKRRSWDLETAKVKWSSMALELKEKNINNAKINVKHTAVRPTARKLQSTPRAKSLAQDKPKRNSSKVATKSEPTQKPKKVVSPVRNPTSHNNANVKTPTNHLGNQKTEVKKKPISEADDPATRVRELYEKIQKQQLIQMANLVEKQKKEQMLLQQVFEEQNNLLFSQLKTICPKSPNEVKEAWVDKSHDVADRGPVSLSQLINHKLEQNTSDSPVFFTLTETSDYIHHCDNVLKKSRDITGSMKKHQTMKDREKSKTPSPKPQKDGSRTRTHSPVRRSTPTSRKLTYETSVSSDRDYDPILTDRTNDTMADLNVTFPSDRSEESQVYANVNVNDPVAVNSPISRPISSCRSTDKAIRNMEETIQNSINSMCGRTTKSKMYRAPTSKERWAATKIVAHAKGYLVRRLMKSERVQATVQTIKDALMCALQLHQDREGIRGADVDLHRRLIQQITAACYSLHDTFVASTAAERCAMIAADRSRRRSLAARVSPAVPHRQHRPTDI
- the LOC124534299 gene encoding uncharacterized protein LOC124534299 isoform X1; translation: MNDPWDVKSVRQSNQYMSCMKINGVPLLPPVLSKECRTEMKYYKLLAKEVEKRILSLKPFFTGTDTDSGEDKTDAPELPESEQSFELPVEAVQADKSENNDKLIYQDNEKCHDEISGKLCLTSNTCDNITTNLTLDDSASSKLSSKLVIDLSLSINDTGKSVLDTVNKSQTAPDDLPERDCDYPKIDQTELVSDDDITNKETNELKNDKLSFHVSISKDTVSDPVTLQFSQDPPSLSSKSFTGSLNDIHTESIKESPKPLTRQRSYTVLKPSPMLLAHLEVQSINTGMDVTSISMSESLSNLSSNKKRRSWDLETAKVKWSSMALELKEKNINNAKINVKHTAVRPTARKLQSTPRAKSLAQDKPKRNSSKVATKSEPTQKPKKVVSPVRNPTSHNNANVKTPTNHLGNQKTEVKKKPISEADDPATRVRELYEKIQKQQLIQMANLVEKQKKEQMLLQQVFEEQNNLLFSQLKTICPKSPNEVKEAWVDKSHDVADRGPVSLSQLINHKLEQNTSDSPVFFTLTETSDYIHHCDNVLKKSRDITGSMKKHQTMKDREKSKTPSPKPQKDGSRTRTHSPVRRSTPTSRKLTYETSVSSDRDYDPILTDRTNDTMADLNVTFPSDRSEESQVYANVNVNDPVAVNSPISRPISSCRSTDKAIRNMEETIQNSINSMCGRTTKSKMYRAPTSKERWAATKIVAHAKGYLVRRLMKSERVQATVQTIKDALMCALQLHQDREGIRGADVDLHRRLIQQITAACYSLHDTFVASTAAERCAMIAADRSRRRSLAARVSPAVPHRQHRPTDLMSQSHSGVFPTRSKRPAPSLMSQSNYETFSSDKNVMRRYMPSPRRRPWR